From Ignavibacterium sp.:
ACTTTGATGTTTAATCCTGAAGTAACTGTTCGTTCTCGTGGAGTAATGGAGAAATGTACATTCTGCGTACAAAGAATTGAAGAAGCAAGATCTGAGGCGACAAGAAAAGGAGTTCCAATTAAAGGAACAGATGTCAAAACAGCTTGTCAGGAAGCTTGCCCGACAAATGCAATTCATTTCGGAGATATTAACGGAAAAGATTCTGAGTTTTATAAATACAGAACGCATGAACTTGGTTATTATGTACTTGAAGAATTAAATGTTCGACCAAATGTTACATACATTGCCAAACTTAGAAATATTCATACGGAGGAATTATAGTGAATATTGACTACTCACAGGAAGCTCCGGCAGTTGCAGGACGACTTACTCTCGCTCAAATAGAAGAGTTAGTTGCAAAACCACTGGATACAAGGCCAGATAGAAAATATTTCATTGCACTTTCTATATCAGGTTCTCTTTTGCTGCTTGGAGCAATTTGTCTCGGAATAAGTTTTTATTATGGTATTGGTCTCTGGGGTAATAATCAACCTGTTGGTTGGGCAGTACCAATTGTGAATTTTGTGTTTTGGGTTGGAATTGGTCACGCCGGTACACTGATATCCGCTATTCTGTTCTTGCTTAGACAGAAATGGCGTACAGGTATTGCTCGCTTCGCAGAAGCAATGACAATCTTTGCAGTAATGTGCGCAGGAATTTTCCCGATTATTCATACAGGAAGACCTTGGTTAGCAGGTTATCTTTTGCCTTATCCTAATCAACACAGCTTATGGGTTAACTTTACATCACCATTATTGTGGGATGTGTTTGCAGTTTCAACTTACTTTACAGTTTCTTTGGTTTTCTGGTACATTGGTTTAATTCCTGACTTTGCAACACTCAGAGACAGAACAACTTCAAAACTTAAGAAAACTATTTACTCTATATTCAGTTTAGGATGGAGACATTCTTCACGACACTGGCAGCATTATGAAAAAGCTTATATGTTACTTGCAGGATTTGCAACTCCACTTGTTCTTTCAGTTCATACAATAGTTAGTTTCGACTTTGCAGTTTCAATTTTGCCTGGCTGGCATACAACAATTTTCCCACCATACTTCGTTGCCGGAGCTATATTCTCAGGTTTTGCGATGGTAGTTACGGTGCTTGTTTTTGTAAGAAAGATTTTTAATCTCGAGAACATCATTACAATGGACCATCTGGAGAGAATGAATAAAGTTATTCTCGCAACAGGTATGATGGTTGGTTATGCTTATGGAATGGAGTTTTTCATTGCGTGGTATAGTGGTGTTCAGGCAGAGCAGTTTGTATTCATAAACAGAGCATTTGGACCTTATGCCTGGGCTTATTGGATAATGGTTAGTTGTAATGTAATATTTCCTCAGTTATTCTGGTTCAGAAAATTCAGAAGATCAATTCCGGTAATGATGGTAATTGTTATCCTCGTAAATGTAGGAATGTGGTTTGAAAGATTTGTAATTACTGTTACTTCATTGCACAGAGATTTTCTACCATCAAGCTGGGCTTACTATAAACCAACTTTTTTTGATATGGGAATTTTATTAGGAAGTTTTGGTTTGTTCTTCACTTTGGTAATCTTATTCACAAAATCATTACCTGTAGTTTCTATATCCGAAGTAAAAGCTGTTGCTGACGGTGCGCAACCAACTCATCGCGGAGGTCATCATGAATAAAAAATTATTTGGACTTGCTGCATTATTCAAAACTCCTGATGAGATAATTGAAGTTGCAAAGAAAACTGCTGCAGCAGGGTATCATAAATATGATATTCATTCTCCTTATCCTGTTCATGGCATTGAACGGGCAATGAAATTGAAACCATCCAAACTTGGATTTATTACACTTGTCTTTGGAATAACAGGTTCAGCACTTGCACTGTTGCTTATGTATTGGACGATGTCAATTGATTATCCGATGATTATAGGTGGTAAACCATTTTTTGCTCTTCCTGCATTTATTCCAATTACATTTGAAGTAACAGTTTTGCTCGCTACGCTTGCAACAGTAATTGGAATGATTACATTCTTTTTCAGATTTCCTGAAAATGATCATCCATTGCACGATACTGATTATATGAAAAAAGTTTCGTGTGACCACTATGGTTTGGTAATAGAAGCAAAGGATAAACTTTTCGATGAAGTAAAAGTTCGTGAATTTCTGAACTCACTTAAGCCAATTAGTATTGAAGAAATTTATTATCCTGAAAAAGAAACCTATCCTGTGCTTGAACCTAAGTTTGTTACATTTTTAATTATCATAGCTGTGGTAACTTCAGGTGTAACATATTTTGCGTTGAATAAACTTCTCTACATGCAACCATTTACCTGGATGATGGAGCAACCGAAATTAAATCCTCAGAAGCCGTCAACACTTTTTGCAGATGGATTTGGAATGAGAACCCCTGTTCAGGGAACAGTAGCAAGAGGATTTTTACCTTATCCATATATGGGTCAGAATAATCCTCCGGAAGTTTTGCAGAATCCTTACTTGCCAACAAAAGATAATTTAAAGTTAGGTGAACAGAAGTATTTAACATTCTGTAGTCCTTGTCACGGAAATTACGGAGATGGCGATAGTCGTTTACGCGGACAATTTCCAAATCCACCATCATTACATTCGACAAGGGCAAGGGAATTTAGTGATGGAATGATTTATCACATCATTACAAACGGACAAAATGTAATGCCTTCTTATGCTTCTCAGATTACAAGAGAAGAGAGGTGGGCAATTGTAAATTATATCAGAGTATTACAGAGAGCTAAAAACGCTAAAAGCTCTGATTTACGAGTTGTTAATAAGGAGACCGGAAACAATGCATCAAACTGATTTTAATTATCAAAGAAAAGATTTACCAGCCGGTTTTTCTAAATTCGGTTTAATTTTTCTTGTTGTCGGACTAATTCTGGCAGTTGCCTCATTTTTTGTTGATCAGACAAGAGCTGCATTTAATTATTTAGTTGTCTATATGATGATTGTCAGCATTGCGCTTGGCTCTCTATTCCTGATAGCTTTGGAATATGTTGCAGGTGCTGATTGGAGTACTCCATTTAGAAGAATTCCTGAGTTTTTTGCAGGACTTCTTCCTTTGCTTTTTATTCTTGTAATTCCATTGTTATTTCTTAATCACGATTTGTTTCATTGGGCACACGAAGAAGCAGTTAAAGAAGACAAAATTCTTCAGGGAAAAGCACCTTATCTCAACACTTCTTTCTTTGTGATAAGAACTTTAGTATTCATTGCAATCTGGGTTTTGTTCTATTTTATTCTTCAAAGAAATTCGAAAAAGCAGGATACAACTAAAGATCAGACTTTAACAACAAAGAACATCAGATTTTCAGCTGCGTTCATTCCTTTGTTTGCAATTACAATTACATTCACTGCTGTTGATTGGTTGATGAGTCTTGAACCACATTGGTTTTCAACAATATTCGGAGTCTATTATTTCTCTGGAACTGTTATAGCTGCATTAGCTGCCGTTACTCTGGTTGTTGTTGTGTTGAAAGAAAAAGGATATTTCAATCCCTGGATAACCGATGACCATCTTTACAGTTTTGGTGCTTTACTTTTTGCTTTCGTAAACTTCTGGGCATACATTGCTTTCAGTCAGTTTATGCTTATCTGGTATGCTGATTTACCCGAAGAAACATTTTGGTATCTTACAAGATGGGAGGGCAGTTGGGTAATATTCTCATTGCTTCTAATTGTTATTCATTTTGTAGTTCCTTATGCTATGCTTCTTTCTCAGCCGGCAAAGATGGATCCAAAAAGGTTAAAGTTTATTTCTGTTTGGTTACTTTTTGCTCATTTATTTGATTTGTTTTGGTTAATTATGCCAAATATGCAACCACTAAAAAAAGGATATGTATTTAGTTGGATTGATCTCGTGTTTCCGATTTTAGGTATTGGTATAGTTTTAACGGTTTTTAATTTTATTTCGAAAAAGGAAAATTTAATTCCTGTTGGTGATCCTAAACTTAAAAAGGGAATTAACTTTCATCTTTAATTCTTAATAAAGGAAAATTATGAAAGAGTTTTTTGAACAGATAAAAGAAAAAGTAGATGAAATAAAAAATAGTCCTGGAACAATATTCGGATTAGTTTTTCCTTACTTTCTGATTGTGGGTGTTCTCATCGGACTTTATTTCGTATCTAAACTTGAATTTTTAACACGACAAAAAGTTCCACCTGTTTTAAGAGACACAGTAGTTGTATCGGATTTACAAATGCGTGAAGCTAAAGTTGTTCCTCCTGTTAATTTAGCCGAAATAAAAAATGCAACTCCTCAGTTACTTAGTGAAGGTGAGACTTTATATAAATCAAATTGTGCATCCTGTCACGGAGAAACAGGCGCTGGTGGTGGTCCTGCATCTGCTGGATTAAATCCTGCACCAAGAAATTTTACTTCAGCAGATGGATGGAAGAATGGTCCGAAGTTAAGCCAGATTTATACAACTCTGCAAGAAGGAATACCAGGCAGTGCGATGGTGTCTTATGATTACTTATTGCCTGAACAGAAATTTGCTTTAGCTCACTACATCAGAACTAACTTTGTTCCTAATCCACCTGAAGATACTCAGGCAGATCTTGATGCACTGGATGCAACTTATAATCTTTCTGCTGGTCAGGAGATTCCAGCACAGATTCCCGTTGCAGTTGCGAAAACAATAATTACTCAGGAGAATGAACAGAATCTTAATAAGGTTCAATCTGCTCTATCAAAGATTGAAAGCTCTCAGAATAAAAATTTCTTCTTTAGAGTTACAAGCAATAGAAGTGTTGCTTTAATGTTCTTGGTCAAAAATTTTAACAACATTAACAGTGAACAGAATTTTAAAAAAATTGTTATTAATAATGTAAATCAAAACGGTTTCAACGGAAATGTTTTTAATCTTTCAGATCAGGAATGGTCAGACTTATATAAGATGATTGTTAGCGTGTTATGATAAAAACCTTTTTTACATATCTGATTGCTCTGCTTTTTATTCAGATTACTTTTGCAAGTAATCCGGGGCAAAAGCTAGAAGTTGGAGTTGAAGAACAGTTAGGCGCTTATCTTCCACTTGATACAAAATTTGTGGATGAATATGGTAAAGAGTTTTCTTTGAGAGAACTTTTTACTAAACCCACAGTTCTTGCATTTGTTTATTATGAATGTCCGGGAATTTGCAGCCCTTTGATGATGGAGCTTGCGGATATCATCAATAAATCTGATTTGGTACCCGGAGTTGATTACAATGTAGTAACAATCAGTATGGATGAACTTGAAACTCCACAACAGGCATTAAAAAGAAAAGAAGTATTTCTCAAAACGCTTGATAAAAATATTCCTCCTGAAAGCTGGAAATTTTTAACCGGCGATTCGGCAAGTATAAGAGCTGTAAGTGATAAAGCAGGATTCTTTTTCAAAAGGGAAGGGAAAGATTTTCGCCACGCTGGCACATTCATATTCGTAGATAAAAACGGAAAAGTTTGTCGTTACTTATTCCCAAGCTTTTCCGAAAGAAGTGGTTTTGGAATTCTTCCTTTCGATTTCAAGATGGCGATACTTGAAACATCTGAAAGCAAAACAGCTCCAACAATTGCTAAGGTTTTACAATTTTGTTTTTCATATAAACCTGAAAGCAGAACTTATGTTCTTAATCTTACAAGAATATTCGGTGTATTGATTTTATTCTTTGTAGGAATTTTTCTGCTTTATATTAAATTCAAACCAAAGAAAGTTAATGTTAATTCTAATTCGAGGTAGTTAATTTATGAGTAATGAAAATATTTTAAGCAATAATGGAAATGATGTAAGTTACCTGGAATATAAGGGTAAACACACAGGCATTTTAGGTTGGTTACTTTCAACCGACCATAAACGCATCGGATTACTTTATCTTATTTCACTTTCTGTTTTTCTTATTGTTGGTGTTACATTCGGTTTCCTGATGAGACTTGAATTACTTACACCAGGCAGAACAATAATGGACCCACAAACTTATAATTCCATTTTCACTCTGCACGGAGTGATAATGATATTTCTTTTTGTGGTTCCGGGTTTGCCAGCAGTTTTTGGTAATTTCTTTCTGCCAATTCTGATTGGTGCAAGAGATGTTGCTTTCCCAAGACTTAATCTTCTTTCCTGGTATCTCTACGCTATTGGTGGTTTATTAGCTATTCTTTCAATTCTTCTCCCTGGCGGACCAGCAGATACTGGTTGGACATTTTATATTCCTTATAGCGTTAGAACTAACACCAATGTAATACCGGCATTATTTGCTGCATTCATACTTGGATTTTCATCAATCCTGACAGGGTTAAATTTTGTTACAACAGTTCATAGAATGAGAGCTCCGGGAATGGATTGGTTTAAAATGCCACTTTCTGTTTGGTCTCTTTATGCTACTGCCTGGGTTCAGATTCTTGCTACACCAATTATCGGAATTACTTTACTACTTGTTGCGATTGAAAGAGTATTTGGTGTTGGATTATTTGATCCTGCACTTGGTGGTGATCCGGTTCTTTATCAACACTTGTTCTGGATTTACTCTCATCCCGCAGTTTACATTATGATTCTTCCTGCGATGGGTGTTGTCTCTGAAATTATTCCTGTATTTGCTCACAGAACTATCTTTGGTTACAGATTTATCGCAATGTCAAGTATTGCAATAGCTCTATTCGGTTCACTTGTATGGGCTCATCATATGTTTACTGCCGGAATGAGTGACACTGGTCAGTTAATTTTTTCATTGCTCACAATGATTGTTGCAATTCCCAGCGCAATTAAAGTTTTCAATTGGGTTGCAACTCTTTATAAAGGTTCAATTGATTTGCAGCCACCAATGTTATATGTGCTTGCTTTTATTTTCCAATTTTCAATTGGTGGTTTAACCGGAGTAATGCAAGGCGTGCTTTCAGTTGATGTTCAGGTTCACGATACTTCATTCATTGTTGCTCACTTTCATTATGTAATGTTTGGTGGAACCGGATTCGGATTCTTTGCAGCGCTTCATTACTGGTTTCCTAAGATGTTTGGTAAAATGTATAATATTAAACTTGCAAAAAGAGTTTTCTGGGCAATGTTTGTCGGATTTAACACATTATACTTCCCGATGTTTATAATGGGATGGTTGGGAATGCCAAGAAGATATTATGATTATCTGCCCGAATATCAGATTTATCATGTTATTTCAACTATCGGTTCATGGATACTTGTGCCTGCAGTTTTCCTAATGTTTGGTAATTTCATATACGCCTTGTTTAAGGGTGCTAAGGTTACTGAGAAAAATGTTTGGGGAGGCGAAACTCTTGAGTGGCAGATCGCAACTCCTCCGGTACATGAAAACTTTATTGATATTCCGGTTGTAACTGAATCACCTTATCAATACAAAGACAACGAATTAGTTTTACAAACTCAGGAGGCAAAGTGAGCGTTCAACATACAGCAGCGGCTCACATCCATAGAGATGATGTAGCTTCCCGAATGGGAATGTGGTTGTTCCTTTTCACCGAATTGTTACTCTTTGGTGGAATGTTTATTCTTTATTCTGTTTACCGGTTTACTCATCCTGAAGAATTTCATCTTGCAGCAAAAGAATTAAACACGGTAATAGGAACTTTTAACACTGCAATACTTCTTACAAGTTCTTTAACAATGGCATTATCAATTGCAGCTATTCAGAGAAAGCAGAAAACTTTATCAATAATATTTCAGCTTCTCACAATTGTACTAGCACTTGGATTTATGGTAAATAAATACTTTGAGTGGGGAGCTAAATTTCATCACGGCATTTATCCGGGTTCTGAAACTTTGCTCTCAAAACCATCCGGTGAAATTTTATTCTTCGGATTATATTATGTTATGACAGGTTTGCACGGATTACACGTAGTTATTGGAGTAGTCATAATTGCATTTATGACTGTGTTCACGATGAGAGATGTTATAACTCACGACAATTATGTTAAGCTTGAATCCGCTGGTCTTTACTGGCATCTTGTTGATATAATCTGGATTTTCTTGTTCCCATTATTTTATTTGATAACTTGATATTGAGGAAACACTAAATGGATAATCATTCAGAAAATCATTCTCAGCATAGTCACGGTTATGGAGTTTATGTTCTCGTTTGGCTTGCTCTAATGGCTTTAACGGGAATCACGGTTGCAGTTGCGGGTATCAACTTTGGTAGAATTACAGTTGCAACTGCGCTAACGATTGCATCTGTTAAAACATATTTGGTTTTAACAATTTTCATGCATCTCAGAACTGAAAGTAAAACATTCAGAGTGTTTGTTGGAGTTGCTCTGTTATTCCTGATTATTTCATTTGTTTTACTTTTTACAGATTATTCTTTTATAGTAAGGAATTAAAATATGTTTGATGGAGTATCAAATTTTTCTCAAAGTACTGATTTAGCATTTTTCTTTACGCTTGTTGTTTCGATTTTCTTTCTGGTACTGATAACTGTTCTTATGATTTATTTCGTTATCAAGTATAACAGAAAAAGAAATCCGAAAGCTACAAATGTTCATCACAACACAGCGCTGGAAGTTACCTGGACAGTTATACCAACTATTCTTGTATTGATTATGTTCTGGCTTGGCTGGACTGGTTATCTTGATCAATCCCGCATTCCGGAAAATGCCCTAACCATTGATGTTCAGGCACAGATGTGGAAATGGAGTTTCAAATATCCAAATGGTAAACAAACAGATACTCTTTATGTTCCTTTAAATAAAGATGTGGTGTTGAATCTTCATTCAATTGATGTGAATCATGCTTTTTATGTTCCTAAGTTCAGAATTAAAAAAGATGTTTATCCAAATCAGAAAAGAACTGCCTGGTTTAATGCCAAAGAAGTTGGTAGTTACGATATAGCATGTGCTGAGTATTGCGGATTAAATCATTCATATATGTATAACAAGGTTTATGTTATTCCCGAAAATGAATTTAATGCATGGCTTAATTCTCCTGCTAAATATCCGGGAGAAGTGCTGGCTTCCGATACCGTCTCAAATAAATCTGTTAATGAACTGAAGTGAAGGAAAAATTAAAAATATTAGCTGAGCTAACTAAAATCAGAATTACATTTTTTGTGATGGTAACTACTGGTTTTGGTTACATTGCTGCAACGGATATTTTCGACTTTAACTTTTTATTGATTCTGTTTGGTGTTTTGCTGCTTGCTTGTGGGAGTGCAGCGCTTAATCATTATCAGGAACGTTTCACTGATGCTTTGATGTCCAGAACAAAAAATCGTCCGTTACCTTCTGGCAAAATCTCTCCTGCGAAAGCATTGGAAATTTCTGTTCTTCTAATTCTCAGCGGAATTGTTTTATTATTTGTCGGTGGAAATTTTATAAGCACATTGTTCGGAATTCTTAATCTTATTTGGTATAACGGTATTTATACTCCGCTAAAAAGAAAATCCTCACTTGCTATAATTCCTGGTTCTTTGGTTGGAGCAATTCCACCAATTATCGGTTGGACAGCTGCTGGTGGTTATCTTCTTAGCCCACAAATTCTTATGATTGCTTTCTTTTTCTTCATCTGGCAGATTCCGCATTTCTGGTTACTGCTGCTTGTTCTCGATGAAGATTACAAAAGGGCAGGAATGCCAACTTTGACAAGTATCTTTTCAAAAGACCAATTATCCAGAATTACTTTTATCTGGATCATATCAACCGCAATAAGTAGTCTTTTTCTTCCGATGGTTGCGTTGGTTCAAACTGAAATTGTAAAATATCTCATTGTCTTCTCTGTTATTCTGTTAACAGTAAATTCATTAAAGCTTTTGAAATATTCTGAAGAATATTCTTCAGTAAGATTTGCATTCAGGAACATTAACTTTTTTGTTCTTTTTGTCGTTTCAATAATTTCAATTGATAAACTGATTTTGTAAACTATAAAGAGAGAGTTATTAACTATGGAGTTTCTTGATAAATTAGTTCTTCCACAATCAGCAGAGCATATTCAATTATTGCATTACATGTTAATGCTGGTTTTGTTTTTGTTTATTCCATTTATTTCTGTGGTATTCGGAGGAACATTTCTTTCATACACCTTCAGGAAAAAGTTTAATAAAAACGGCGATAAAACTTTCTTGAGAATTGCAAAGGATTCTATTCAACTTCTTACTGTTAATAGTTATATAGGTTTAATACTCGGTATTATTCCTCTCATTACGATAATTTTAATATTTGCTCAGTTATTGCATACCACTACATTCCCAACGGTCAGTGATTTGGCTTTGTCATTTCTTCTGGTCTCTGCCGGATTGATTTTTATTTATGTTTATCGTCTTTCATTTGCACTTAAAATAGTTTTCGATGCGGTTGAAACAAAAAGCGCCGATGATTTTGTCAAAGAAGAGTTCACAAGTTATTACTCTAAAACCTCAAAGCTTTCTGATAATTCAGTCAGACTGGGAATGATTTTATTATTCTTTGGTATGTGGATCTTTACCGGAGCTTTAACTACAGCAGTCTATTTTGATGCATGGAAATCAACCAGCTTTTTCGCTACACTTTTTTCAGCAAAGGTTCTTATCAATTTTCTTATATGGCTATGCATATCATTTTCATTAACTGGTGTAACTCTGTTATTCCTGTTTTTATTCTGGAAAAAAGATGAGCTTAAAGTATCAGAGGACTATAAAGATTTTGTAATAGGAATTTCATCCAGATATGCACTTTATTTCTCACTTCCTATGCCTGTGCTTGTTCTTCTAAGTATTAGTCTTTTACCTGATTCACTTTTATCAGGTACTATGTTTGCATATTCAGCAATCGCAATAATCCTTTTATTCCTCTCTCTGAATTTTGTTTATTTGCTTTATTACAAAAAGCAATACAACTATGTACCTTATTTATTCTTTACATTTTTATTTACAATTCTTTCGCTGATTATTAAAGATCAGGTTACAGTAAATAACGCTACTAAATATCACTCAGTGGTTCTTAGCACTGAATATGAAAAAATACTTGCTGAATTAAGAGGAACAGGAACCGAAGTTCAGATAAATGCCGCAGAGTTATATCAGGTTAGATGTGCAGCTTGTCATAAGTTTGATCAGAAGCTTGTTGGTCCAGCACACTTTGATGTTTTACCTAAGTATGTTGGAAAAGAAGCTCAGCTTGTAGCATTCATTCGTAATCCAGTTAAAGTTGACCCGGCATATCCCCCAATGCCAAATCCCGGTTTAAAGCCTGCTGAAGCCGAAGCAGTTGCCAAATATTTACTTGAAGAATATCAGAAACAAAAAGGTAAATAATTCTAAAGCACTTGAAATAAGTGAAATCTTATTTTATTTTAGTTTTAGATAACCAGCTAATCAATAATAAATGAGGCACAGAGATGCTTAAAAGATTTACTATTATTCTTTCCCTCGTTGTTTTCAACTCAACATATCTTTTCCCACAGATTTCATATCAGGGACCTGCAGTAGGGAATGTTGCATCCGGAGTTTTAGTTTCAACAAACAGTTTTCCAGATGCACCTATTATCAACACTGAACCCAGGTTAATTAAAGACAGGAATACCGAATCACCAGAAACAGAACCGATGCTTCTTGAATCAATGAATCCTGTTTTTCAGCCAACTTATGTTGAAGACCCATTTGTTATTGGTGGAACTAATGGAATTGGAGATAATACACTTTTGCTAAAGAAGTTTAATGGTATTCCTCAGACGAATTCAATTCCACCTGATCCTACAATTGCCACCGGACCAAATCATGTTGTTGCTTGTGTAAACTCAAGATTTTCTATCTGGACTAAAGATGGTGTTTTATTAAAGTCAATTGATGCAGATGCATGGTGCACACCAGTTTTGCCAAGTCCTGGGGCATTTGACCCACAGATAATTTATGACCACTACGAAGGCAGGTGGTTTATGCTCTGGGATAATCAGACTGATGCTACTCAAACAGCATATTTTATCATCTTTGTTTCAGATGACGATGATCCTACAGGTGATTGGTACGGTTATAAACTTGATGCGCGAACTAATGGAAACACTGTTACAAATTCCTGGGGTGATTATCCTCAGATCGGCTTTGATGATAAGGCAATTTATATAAATTCAAGACAATTCAACTTTGGTGGTGGAAAACTTTATGATAAAATCAGAATTCTGAAAAAAACTGAATTGTATGCAGCTAATGGTGGTCCTTTATCCTGGACTGATTTATGGGGAATTACAATTCCGGGTAGTTCTTCTTATGCCGATGTTGTACATCCTTCATTCCATTATTCAACTTCAAACTATCATTACTTCGTTCATGCACCCAGGAGTGGTGGTAATTACTACTCGTTTTATAAATTGAGTAATGTATTAACAAATCCAACACTTGAAGGAATTAGAATAACTGTACCTTTTTATGGTGGTGCACCAAATGCTAATCAACTTGGCGGTGGAAGTTTATTAATCGAAGTAAATGGTAGCCATGTTAAAACAGCTCCGATTTTCAGAGATGGATATGTTTACTTTGCTCATTCTATCAGAAATTCAGTTTATCCAAGTTACTCGAGCGTTAAGTATGTAAAAGTTAATGCAGACTCTGCTACGGTTACCGAAAGTGCTGAGCTTGGTGCTGATGGATACTGGTATTTTTATCCAACCCTTGCTGTCGACCCGGATGGAAATATCGCTATAACTTGTTCACGCTCAGGTCTTACCGAATACATTGGTTCATATTACATAACAAGAAGAGCTACAGATCCGCCCGGCTTAAGTGGAGCTTACCTGCTTTCACCCGGATTAGGAAACTATGTTAAAGATTTTGGTTCCGGTAGAAACCGGTGGGGTGATTACTTTGGAATATTTTTAGACCCAGCTGATCCTTATGAATTCTGGCTCTTCCCAGAACACGCTGCTGCTACAAACACCTGGGGAACTACAGTAGCAAAAATCAGAATGAAGCCATATCCAGGTATCTATCCTTTCGTGCAATCTACACTACTTAATTTTGGAGATGTAGAAGTAGGATTTGCCAGTGATACTTTGGATGTAGTAATTGCCAATTATGGTGATTCTTCTTTGATAATTTATAGCATGCCTGACTCATTAGGAGATTTTCACAGAGTATCTTCACACACTTTT
This genomic window contains:
- a CDS encoding SCO family protein — translated: MIKTFFTYLIALLFIQITFASNPGQKLEVGVEEQLGAYLPLDTKFVDEYGKEFSLRELFTKPTVLAFVYYECPGICSPLMMELADIINKSDLVPGVDYNVVTISMDELETPQQALKRKEVFLKTLDKNIPPESWKFLTGDSASIRAVSDKAGFFFKREGKDFRHAGTFIFVDKNGKVCRYLFPSFSERSGFGILPFDFKMAILETSESKTAPTIAKVLQFCFSYKPESRTYVLNLTRIFGVLILFFVGIFLLYIKFKPKKVNVNSNSR
- a CDS encoding quinol:electron acceptor oxidoreductase subunit ActD; the protein is MNKKLFGLAALFKTPDEIIEVAKKTAAAGYHKYDIHSPYPVHGIERAMKLKPSKLGFITLVFGITGSALALLLMYWTMSIDYPMIIGGKPFFALPAFIPITFEVTVLLATLATVIGMITFFFRFPENDHPLHDTDYMKKVSCDHYGLVIEAKDKLFDEVKVREFLNSLKPISIEEIYYPEKETYPVLEPKFVTFLIIIAVVTSGVTYFALNKLLYMQPFTWMMEQPKLNPQKPSTLFADGFGMRTPVQGTVARGFLPYPYMGQNNPPEVLQNPYLPTKDNLKLGEQKYLTFCSPCHGNYGDGDSRLRGQFPNPPSLHSTRAREFSDGMIYHIITNGQNVMPSYASQITREERWAIVNYIRVLQRAKNAKSSDLRVVNKETGNNASN
- a CDS encoding cytochrome c, which translates into the protein MKEFFEQIKEKVDEIKNSPGTIFGLVFPYFLIVGVLIGLYFVSKLEFLTRQKVPPVLRDTVVVSDLQMREAKVVPPVNLAEIKNATPQLLSEGETLYKSNCASCHGETGAGGGPASAGLNPAPRNFTSADGWKNGPKLSQIYTTLQEGIPGSAMVSYDYLLPEQKFALAHYIRTNFVPNPPEDTQADLDALDATYNLSAGQEIPAQIPVAVAKTIITQENEQNLNKVQSALSKIESSQNKNFFFRVTSNRSVALMFLVKNFNNINSEQNFKKIVINNVNQNGFNGNVFNLSDQEWSDLYKMIVSVL
- a CDS encoding cbb3-type cytochrome c oxidase subunit I — translated: MSNENILSNNGNDVSYLEYKGKHTGILGWLLSTDHKRIGLLYLISLSVFLIVGVTFGFLMRLELLTPGRTIMDPQTYNSIFTLHGVIMIFLFVVPGLPAVFGNFFLPILIGARDVAFPRLNLLSWYLYAIGGLLAILSILLPGGPADTGWTFYIPYSVRTNTNVIPALFAAFILGFSSILTGLNFVTTVHRMRAPGMDWFKMPLSVWSLYATAWVQILATPIIGITLLLVAIERVFGVGLFDPALGGDPVLYQHLFWIYSHPAVYIMILPAMGVVSEIIPVFAHRTIFGYRFIAMSSIAIALFGSLVWAHHMFTAGMSDTGQLIFSLLTMIVAIPSAIKVFNWVATLYKGSIDLQPPMLYVLAFIFQFSIGGLTGVMQGVLSVDVQVHDTSFIVAHFHYVMFGGTGFGFFAALHYWFPKMFGKMYNIKLAKRVFWAMFVGFNTLYFPMFIMGWLGMPRRYYDYLPEYQIYHVISTIGSWILVPAVFLMFGNFIYALFKGAKVTEKNVWGGETLEWQIATPPVHENFIDIPVVTESPYQYKDNELVLQTQEAK
- the nrfD gene encoding NrfD/PsrC family molybdoenzyme membrane anchor subunit — its product is MNIDYSQEAPAVAGRLTLAQIEELVAKPLDTRPDRKYFIALSISGSLLLLGAICLGISFYYGIGLWGNNQPVGWAVPIVNFVFWVGIGHAGTLISAILFLLRQKWRTGIARFAEAMTIFAVMCAGIFPIIHTGRPWLAGYLLPYPNQHSLWVNFTSPLLWDVFAVSTYFTVSLVFWYIGLIPDFATLRDRTTSKLKKTIYSIFSLGWRHSSRHWQHYEKAYMLLAGFATPLVLSVHTIVSFDFAVSILPGWHTTIFPPYFVAGAIFSGFAMVVTVLVFVRKIFNLENIITMDHLERMNKVILATGMMVGYAYGMEFFIAWYSGVQAEQFVFINRAFGPYAWAYWIMVSCNVIFPQLFWFRKFRRSIPVMMVIVILVNVGMWFERFVITVTSLHRDFLPSSWAYYKPTFFDMGILLGSFGLFFTLVILFTKSLPVVSISEVKAVADGAQPTHRGGHHE
- a CDS encoding quinol:cytochrome C oxidoreductase — translated: MHQTDFNYQRKDLPAGFSKFGLIFLVVGLILAVASFFVDQTRAAFNYLVVYMMIVSIALGSLFLIALEYVAGADWSTPFRRIPEFFAGLLPLLFILVIPLLFLNHDLFHWAHEEAVKEDKILQGKAPYLNTSFFVIRTLVFIAIWVLFYFILQRNSKKQDTTKDQTLTTKNIRFSAAFIPLFAITITFTAVDWLMSLEPHWFSTIFGVYYFSGTVIAALAAVTLVVVVLKEKGYFNPWITDDHLYSFGALLFAFVNFWAYIAFSQFMLIWYADLPEETFWYLTRWEGSWVIFSLLLIVIHFVVPYAMLLSQPAKMDPKRLKFISVWLLFAHLFDLFWLIMPNMQPLKKGYVFSWIDLVFPILGIGIVLTVFNFISKKENLIPVGDPKLKKGINFHL
- a CDS encoding cytochrome c oxidase subunit 3 family protein; this translates as MSVQHTAAAHIHRDDVASRMGMWLFLFTELLLFGGMFILYSVYRFTHPEEFHLAAKELNTVIGTFNTAILLTSSLTMALSIAAIQRKQKTLSIIFQLLTIVLALGFMVNKYFEWGAKFHHGIYPGSETLLSKPSGEILFFGLYYVMTGLHGLHVVIGVVIIAFMTVFTMRDVITHDNYVKLESAGLYWHLVDIIWIFLFPLFYLIT